In the genome of Terribacillus sp. FSL K6-0262, one region contains:
- a CDS encoding sulfurtransferase TusA family protein: MKKTLEVMGMVCPFPLVEAKEAIKDLHSGDELEVQFDCTQGTESIPRWAAEAGHEVTAYEQLGEAAWTITIKKK; the protein is encoded by the coding sequence ATGAAGAAAACATTGGAAGTAATGGGAATGGTCTGCCCCTTCCCATTAGTGGAAGCAAAGGAAGCCATAAAAGACCTGCATTCCGGCGATGAGCTGGAGGTGCAATTCGATTGCACCCAGGGAACCGAATCCATTCCCAGATGGGCTGCCGAAGCAGGTCATGAAGTAACTGCATATGAGCAATTGGGTGAGGCCGCTTGGACAATAACGATCAAAAAGAAATAG
- a CDS encoding YkoF family thiamine/hydroxymethylpyrimidine-binding protein — protein sequence MQNQCGTSRIAGCSFSVYPMADRFKEIILEALEAVDTSKVWIETDDVTTLVRGRIPHVFDVTSAIFLAAAKDGEHVVFNGTYSIGCPGDSAGDVYMAEDEVKLNLPTTGGMKLDTASKFSLYPLGGGNYMDTIYSQIENMRSHGIAVSKSHYSTRLDGNAVDVFEGLEHVFTETESSGSSHTVMTVTMSANSPSAKDVIK from the coding sequence ATGCAAAATCAATGCGGAACAAGCAGAATCGCAGGCTGCAGCTTTTCGGTTTACCCGATGGCGGACAGATTCAAGGAAATCATTTTGGAGGCATTGGAAGCCGTCGATACCTCAAAAGTATGGATCGAGACGGATGATGTGACAACGCTTGTGCGCGGAAGGATTCCGCATGTATTCGATGTCACCTCTGCTATATTTTTGGCAGCAGCCAAAGACGGTGAGCATGTCGTGTTCAATGGCACTTACTCGATCGGCTGTCCTGGTGATTCTGCAGGAGATGTCTATATGGCCGAAGACGAGGTCAAGCTCAACCTTCCGACCACGGGAGGCATGAAGCTGGATACCGCATCCAAATTCTCGCTCTATCCATTAGGCGGCGGCAATTATATGGACACCATCTACAGCCAGATCGAGAATATGCGCTCTCACGGTATCGCTGTATCCAAGTCTCATTATTCCACCCGGCTTGATGGCAATGCCGTTGATGTTTTTGAAGGATTGGAGCATGTATTCACCGAAACGGAGAGCTCCGGATCTTCCCATACCGTCATGACGGTCACCATGTCAGCTAACAGTCCTTCTGCCAAGGATGTGATCAAATGA
- a CDS encoding ECF transporter S component produces MKSWRMKDIVVMAALAVVFGIVYLLFLPVNVVMMGLVGPIGTDIIFGVWFLVSIVAAYIIQKPGVALVSETIAGIVEVLIGSSAGPIVILTAIVQGLGSEAVFAMTRYRSYHVFVLMGAGVGAAITSFIWGYFRGGFAALDPSYVALMLIVRIISGAVISGLIGKAISEALAKTGTLTSFPLGKMHRQRKAG; encoded by the coding sequence ATGAAAAGCTGGCGGATGAAGGATATTGTCGTCATGGCTGCGCTTGCTGTCGTATTCGGTATTGTGTATCTATTATTCCTGCCTGTCAACGTGGTGATGATGGGGCTTGTCGGACCGATCGGGACCGATATCATCTTTGGAGTCTGGTTCCTTGTCTCCATCGTGGCTGCCTATATCATCCAAAAACCTGGTGTCGCCCTTGTTTCGGAAACGATTGCCGGCATCGTCGAGGTGCTGATCGGCAGCAGTGCCGGTCCAATCGTCATCCTTACGGCTATCGTGCAGGGACTTGGTTCAGAAGCTGTATTTGCCATGACACGCTATCGTTCTTATCATGTGTTCGTATTGATGGGTGCCGGCGTGGGCGCCGCCATCACAAGCTTCATCTGGGGATACTTCCGCGGAGGCTTTGCCGCGCTTGATCCTTCCTATGTTGCGCTTATGTTGATAGTACGGATCATCAGCGGCGCTGTCATTAGCGGCCTGATCGGTAAAGCTATCAGTGAGGCGCTGGCTAAAACAGGAACGTTGACGAGCTTCCCGCTCGGCAAAATGCATCGCCAGCGAAAAGCAGGATGA
- a CDS encoding ABC transporter ATP-binding protein, translating to MKKPILEVDQLTVAFAEESSPTLSKLSFRMLEGDSMLLLGPSGSGKSTLTYCLNGLYPKELDGEMSGDIFFAGTNIEDYKSGKINLEVGTVFQDPETQFCMLTVEDEIAFGLENKKLPAGMMDAEIDRVLHLVGLQHRRKDRIHTLSGGQKQKVALAAVLALQPKLLILDEPTANLDPAASKDLVQTIRRLQEQQDITLLIIEHNIDYWLPIVNRALLLDRDGTLFFDGALDDAINLYDEELGRRGIWLPEAVRLAKQAQLPKPWPLTINLLPDGLQFQASAAETIQSRDKLIRMENAVFQHQEKVLLNIPSLDIQQGEFLAITGKNGSGKTLLSKLLTGLLKPNDGTVEFLGKRLSRWKTDELYRQIGYVFQNPEHQFLTDSVWGEIAFGQEINEGRIQDILEEIQLAAQADRHPFALSQGQKRRLSVATMLVQEPQLLVLDEPTFGQDSHTTDVLMDLICKHHQRGCTIVMITHDMELVDRYATRVLIVEQGSIVQDDKPGTIWSTANLTDYGLSLPAREAYRKRKQEASLYA from the coding sequence ATGAAAAAGCCGATTCTGGAAGTCGACCAGCTGACCGTTGCCTTCGCGGAAGAAAGCAGCCCCACTTTATCCAAGTTGAGCTTTAGGATGCTGGAAGGTGACAGCATGCTCCTTCTTGGACCAAGCGGTTCCGGGAAAAGCACACTCACCTATTGCCTGAATGGTTTATATCCGAAAGAGCTCGACGGGGAAATGAGCGGTGACATCTTCTTTGCCGGTACGAATATCGAGGATTACAAAAGCGGGAAAATCAATTTGGAGGTCGGGACTGTATTCCAAGATCCCGAAACTCAATTTTGCATGCTGACGGTGGAGGATGAAATTGCCTTCGGGCTGGAAAATAAGAAGCTGCCTGCAGGAATGATGGATGCAGAAATTGATCGTGTCCTCCATCTTGTCGGTTTACAGCACAGGCGAAAGGACCGGATTCATACCCTTTCCGGCGGACAGAAACAAAAGGTGGCATTGGCAGCAGTGCTGGCGCTCCAGCCTAAATTGCTCATTCTCGATGAGCCGACGGCCAATCTGGATCCGGCTGCGAGTAAAGATCTTGTGCAAACTATCCGCCGTTTACAGGAACAACAGGATATCACGCTCCTGATCATCGAACATAATATCGATTACTGGCTGCCGATCGTCAATCGTGCTTTATTATTAGATCGTGACGGCACCCTATTCTTCGATGGTGCACTGGATGATGCCATCAATCTTTATGATGAGGAACTGGGGCGGCGCGGCATTTGGCTGCCCGAAGCTGTTCGCCTCGCCAAGCAAGCACAGCTTCCGAAGCCTTGGCCGCTTACGATCAACCTGCTTCCCGATGGTTTGCAGTTCCAGGCATCAGCAGCGGAAACAATACAATCCAGGGATAAACTCATCCGTATGGAAAATGCTGTTTTTCAACATCAAGAAAAAGTCTTGCTGAACATCCCGTCCCTCGACATCCAGCAGGGTGAATTCCTGGCAATCACAGGAAAAAACGGCAGCGGCAAGACGCTTCTTTCCAAACTGCTGACCGGTCTGCTCAAACCCAATGACGGAACAGTCGAATTTCTCGGCAAAAGACTCAGCCGCTGGAAAACGGATGAGCTTTACCGGCAAATAGGCTATGTGTTCCAAAATCCAGAGCACCAGTTCCTCACCGACTCTGTCTGGGGAGAAATTGCCTTTGGCCAGGAGATAAACGAGGGAAGAATCCAGGATATCCTGGAGGAAATTCAATTAGCTGCACAAGCTGACAGGCATCCTTTCGCCTTGAGCCAGGGGCAAAAAAGACGGCTCAGCGTGGCGACGATGCTTGTCCAGGAACCACAGCTGCTTGTCCTTGATGAACCTACATTCGGCCAGGACAGCCATACGACCGACGTGCTGATGGATCTGATCTGCAAACATCACCAGCGCGGCTGCACCATTGTCATGATTACACACGATATGGAGCTGGTCGATCGTTATGCCACACGCGTTTTGATTGTCGAGCAAGGCAGCATCGTACAGGATGACAAGCCAGGGACCATTTGGTCCACGGCCAATCTGACCGACTATGGACTCTCCCTCCCTGCCAGAGAAGCTTATCGAAAGCGCAAACAGGAGGCGAGCCTTTATGCATAA
- a CDS encoding energy-coupling factor transporter transmembrane component T: MHNINPSVKAGTVTLAAIIIAFLFDPIALLLYIGWTIAVTLLFGRVQIKKYLLYLLPFTLFALGMLVSTLLFAKTPENPAITQQFLFWDLPKETVQDALALAIRVFSYATLSLLFVLTTDKVAFILSLIQQCRVSPKLAYGILAGYRFLPLLKDELSTIRSAHLIRGARTKTSRFTRYKQYTLPLLASAIRKAERTAVAMESKGFTGERDRTFYRSYHVRWTDWAFAIVMLGALLLCIVVSGSFQ; the protein is encoded by the coding sequence ATGCATAACATCAACCCAAGCGTCAAAGCTGGAACCGTGACGCTTGCAGCGATCATCATCGCTTTCCTTTTTGATCCGATCGCACTCCTTCTGTATATTGGCTGGACAATCGCTGTTACATTGCTGTTCGGGAGGGTACAGATAAAGAAATATCTTCTTTATCTGCTCCCCTTCACATTATTCGCGCTTGGCATGCTGGTTTCCACACTGCTGTTTGCAAAGACACCAGAAAATCCAGCCATCACCCAGCAGTTCCTGTTCTGGGATTTGCCGAAGGAAACGGTACAGGATGCACTCGCATTGGCCATCCGCGTATTCAGCTATGCCACGCTGTCCCTGCTTTTCGTCCTGACTACAGACAAAGTGGCATTCATCTTGAGCCTGATCCAGCAATGTCGTGTTTCACCCAAGCTTGCGTACGGTATTCTGGCCGGCTATCGCTTCCTGCCATTATTAAAGGATGAGCTATCGACAATCCGTTCAGCCCATCTCATCCGAGGCGCCAGAACCAAGACCAGCCGTTTTACCAGGTACAAACAATACACCCTCCCGCTGCTGGCCAGCGCCATCCGCAAAGCCGAGCGTACAGCCGTTGCCATGGAATCCAAAGGTTTCACAGGCGAGAGGGACCGTACATTTTACCGCTCCTATCACGTACGCTGGACCGATTGGGCATTTGCCATCGTCATGTTGGGAGCCCTCCTTCTCTGTATCGTTGTTTCTGGATCGTTTCAGTAA
- a CDS encoding SOS response-associated peptidase has translation MCGRFTLLTPWEELLRTYDAVSEMEALEPSYNIAPTQQIAAIIHDGKNRRLGSLRWGLIPPWAPDKKIGSKMINARAETLLEKRSFKKAFQHQRCLIPADSFYEWKTEDGKKQPMRIQRKDKTPFAFAGLWEKWQDEDGSNVFTCTIITTKANSFMQQIHHRMPVILPANAQGMWLDRHEHDPDKLQSLLEPYTEELTAYPVSTLVNSPRNNREELINPL, from the coding sequence ATGTGCGGCAGATTCACCTTGCTCACTCCCTGGGAAGAGCTCCTGCGTACATATGACGCAGTCTCTGAAATGGAAGCGCTAGAGCCCAGCTATAATATCGCACCTACCCAGCAGATTGCCGCCATCATCCACGACGGAAAGAATCGACGGCTGGGAAGCCTGCGCTGGGGACTGATTCCGCCATGGGCACCCGACAAGAAAATCGGCAGCAAAATGATCAACGCCAGAGCCGAAACACTGTTGGAAAAACGCAGCTTCAAAAAAGCCTTCCAGCACCAGCGTTGTCTAATACCAGCTGACAGCTTCTATGAATGGAAAACCGAAGACGGCAAAAAACAGCCCATGCGCATCCAGCGTAAAGACAAAACTCCCTTTGCATTCGCCGGCCTTTGGGAAAAATGGCAGGATGAGGATGGCAGCAATGTCTTCACCTGCACCATCATCACAACCAAAGCCAATAGCTTCATGCAGCAGATCCATCACCGCATGCCAGTCATCCTGCCAGCCAACGCTCAAGGCATGTGGCTTGACCGGCATGAACATGACCCAGACAAATTGCAGTCATTGCTGGAGCCTTATACAGAGGAATTGACAGCATATCCAGTATCAACGCTGGTGAATTCACCGAGGAATAATAGGGAGGAATTGATTAATCCATTGTGA
- a CDS encoding T6SS immunity protein Tdi1 domain-containing protein: METIFSDFIKHETVDDDIILKYKDKLPEELIETWKKYGFGTFVNDFLKVINPDDYLDILERSYLRYEQAIPIFTTAMGDIIVWEKDKYVNLLNFRKGYVNVVSSGFDFFFDDLKDNDFMNDELMWQPYPEAISKYSAPNYDECFGYTPLLGLGGAEKVENLKKVKLKEHILIITEFMGPVQ; this comes from the coding sequence TTGGAAACTATATTTAGCGATTTTATAAAACATGAAACAGTTGATGATGATATTATTTTAAAATATAAGGATAAACTACCTGAAGAATTAATAGAAACATGGAAAAAATATGGTTTTGGTACTTTCGTAAATGACTTTTTAAAAGTTATTAATCCAGACGATTATTTAGATATTTTAGAGAGAAGTTATCTAAGGTATGAGCAGGCCATTCCTATTTTTACAACCGCAATGGGTGATATTATAGTATGGGAAAAAGATAAGTATGTAAATTTATTAAACTTTAGGAAAGGATATGTTAATGTTGTTTCATCCGGATTTGATTTCTTTTTTGATGACTTAAAAGATAATGATTTTATGAACGATGAATTAATGTGGCAGCCTTATCCTGAAGCGATTAGTAAATACAGTGCCCCTAACTATGATGAGTGTTTTGGATACACCCCTCTATTAGGTTTAGGTGGCGCGGAAAAAGTTGAGAACCTAAAGAAAGTAAAATTGAAGGAACATATTCTTATTATTACTGAATTTATGGGACCAGTGCAGTAA
- a CDS encoding polymorphic toxin type 15 domain-containing protein — protein sequence MDVNYRSKQWENTRESIRSFIELGAWGKGGIDTMKDVTKNLEKASDAVDKYDPDGVVSFSYTSDKDKYQRLYEDYLVLEKFSADVGTIVEDTIDQPFYEDIDEFVQTVRDASISNYTTKNHIGAVEVKSMPYGYGAYSTYETEKTEISIDDILSGDNYYADQIKAEFEKWKVENPDEDISEEDYRTAAVNTRAFEYESIEDDQFTKEFWINMAALVVTVAVTVVCPPAGAVLGAAYASVELGSAISGKDWASGRELDTSERVTRGILAPLDIIPVNRAVTSFSGSARTGSKLLGKADAITLNTGNPGTQGMKNLADDLKQLKTSSETNKLDVRVKSDNVEETGKVIEFPIQDTTKVDTSASKNIGASGNNVVNLQEVAEQKAKERIRNSQLAAREQDKVLELQKAAGAENLSFSHGNIAGSVSPIMMRNSVTTVNSVGPVKGSADAGQVSGGNVGRVHPGGTKTSGVDGSAVKGTGNVRGLDDVPRIKEIEVNFKRNVKHDSEEFARQLKDQEKGMNELTVDEYLKNRDRYIAEGRAIEGNAAQKMARQEALKDKIAELRKQGLSRAEATKQASEWLETKAALHNPDQIAGGRTDIIGGMGDKRVNSSIGSQWKYRIDVVDEQIREMAKNMSSEQLKNTYLNVKLTQ from the coding sequence TTGGATGTAAATTATCGAAGTAAGCAATGGGAGAATACGAGAGAAAGTATCCGAAGCTTCATTGAATTGGGTGCCTGGGGAAAAGGCGGCATCGATACGATGAAGGATGTCACCAAGAATTTGGAGAAGGCCAGTGACGCTGTAGATAAGTATGACCCCGATGGTGTCGTTTCCTTCTCGTATACAAGCGACAAAGATAAGTACCAGCGGCTCTATGAGGACTATCTTGTGCTGGAGAAATTCAGCGCAGACGTTGGGACCATCGTCGAAGACACGATCGATCAGCCTTTTTATGAAGATATCGATGAATTTGTCCAAACGGTCCGGGATGCCTCCATTTCCAACTATACAACCAAAAATCACATCGGCGCGGTCGAGGTGAAAAGCATGCCATATGGATATGGGGCATATTCGACTTATGAAACGGAGAAAACGGAAATCTCCATCGATGATATTCTTAGCGGAGATAATTATTACGCCGATCAGATCAAAGCTGAATTTGAAAAGTGGAAGGTCGAAAATCCAGATGAGGATATCAGCGAAGAAGACTATCGGACAGCTGCGGTCAACACGCGGGCATTCGAATATGAATCGATTGAAGACGACCAGTTCACGAAGGAATTCTGGATTAATATGGCCGCTCTCGTCGTCACTGTCGCTGTCACCGTAGTATGTCCTCCAGCCGGTGCCGTATTGGGAGCTGCCTATGCCAGTGTGGAATTGGGCAGTGCCATCTCCGGAAAGGACTGGGCATCCGGCCGGGAGCTTGACACATCTGAACGAGTGACACGCGGTATACTGGCACCATTGGATATCATCCCGGTGAACCGGGCAGTGACAAGCTTCAGCGGAAGCGCCCGAACAGGCAGTAAACTGCTGGGCAAAGCCGACGCTATAACACTGAATACAGGCAATCCAGGCACCCAAGGAATGAAAAACCTTGCAGATGATTTAAAACAGTTGAAAACTTCTTCAGAGACGAATAAGCTGGATGTAAGAGTGAAAAGTGATAACGTTGAAGAAACCGGTAAAGTCATTGAATTCCCTATCCAGGATACAACCAAGGTAGATACATCCGCTTCAAAAAACATCGGAGCTTCAGGAAATAATGTAGTAAATCTACAGGAAGTAGCGGAACAAAAAGCAAAAGAACGTATCCGCAATAGCCAATTGGCAGCCCGGGAGCAAGACAAAGTCCTGGAACTGCAAAAGGCAGCCGGAGCAGAGAATCTATCATTCAGCCACGGTAATATCGCCGGCAGCGTAAGTCCCATCATGATGAGAAATAGCGTAACAACCGTCAACAGCGTAGGGCCAGTGAAAGGATCTGCGGATGCAGGGCAGGTAAGCGGTGGCAATGTAGGGAGAGTGCATCCTGGAGGGACGAAGACTTCTGGGGTGGATGGAAGTGCTGTTAAGGGTACGGGTAATGTAAGAGGTTTAGATGATGTACCTAGAATAAAAGAAATTGAAGTTAATTTTAAAAGAAATGTTAAACATGATTCCGAAGAGTTTGCAAGACAATTGAAAGATCAAGAAAAAGGTATGAATGAACTTACAGTTGATGAGTATCTGAAAAATAGAGACAGATATATTGCTGAAGGTAGAGCAATAGAAGGAAATGCAGCTCAAAAAATGGCTAGACAAGAAGCACTTAAAGATAAAATTGCTGAACTGCGAAAACAAGGACTTTCCAGAGCAGAGGCGACAAAGCAAGCTTCAGAATGGCTGGAAACAAAAGCAGCACTTCATAATCCAGATCAAATAGCTGGAGGAAGAACAGACATTATTGGAGGTATGGGGGATAAAAGAGTAAATTCCTCGATAGGTTCACAATGGAAATATAGAATTGATGTTGTTGATGAGCAAATTAGGGAAATGGCGAAGAATATGTCATCTGAGCAGCTAAAGAATACTTATTTAAATGTGAAATTAACTCAATAA
- a CDS encoding DUF5081 family protein, whose protein sequence is MSQQENDSFHVTELYLLAAAFDAEALFGLPDKKIYQLQGEEPWSKAHEQLIQKGIFTEEGKLTKDGAVIIKTLYQYFFSQKYVRINNLMFAFREKEADEVIILAETEEGTSYRLYVMAKPLVLKLLGERMPLMNREPLEGEKNFLQRELLPEEKEAVNQLKAGSDMVNIELFHPRVKPQIARNPNYYQQWLVLTYAGKLIMIDTYQKQYYQASQYWFLKLLFDALDFPYRQKEVR, encoded by the coding sequence ATGAGCCAGCAGGAAAATGACAGTTTTCATGTGACGGAATTATATTTGCTTGCCGCGGCTTTTGACGCAGAAGCCTTATTCGGTTTGCCTGATAAGAAAATCTATCAGCTTCAAGGAGAAGAGCCTTGGTCCAAAGCGCATGAACAGCTCATCCAAAAAGGAATCTTCACAGAGGAAGGCAAGCTGACAAAAGATGGTGCCGTCATCATCAAAACCTTGTATCAATACTTTTTCAGTCAGAAGTATGTACGAATCAATAATTTGATGTTTGCCTTCCGGGAAAAAGAAGCGGATGAGGTAATCATTCTGGCGGAGACGGAAGAAGGGACTTCCTATAGACTATATGTCATGGCAAAACCGCTCGTGCTGAAGCTTCTCGGTGAGAGGATGCCTCTTATGAATCGGGAGCCGCTTGAAGGAGAAAAGAACTTCCTGCAAAGAGAGCTGCTGCCTGAAGAGAAGGAAGCAGTCAATCAATTGAAAGCAGGCAGTGACATGGTCAATATCGAGCTGTTCCATCCGCGGGTGAAACCGCAGATCGCCCGTAATCCAAACTATTATCAGCAATGGCTTGTACTCACTTATGCTGGCAAACTGATCATGATTGATACGTATCAGAAGCAATACTACCAAGCGAGCCAATATTGGTTCTTGAAGCTTTTATTCGATGCTCTCGACTTTCCGTATCGACAGAAGGAGGTAAGGTGA
- a CDS encoding chorismate synthase: protein MLEWLFGTENERKRDEYLKLYNKLEDLKAEHDKLIKEAESSFSSYKSSMPCVAEDAMPFNDFLPAQERLDAKFSDYIDKEMDYRSKLVSASNQAYDRYLYYKRKAIEEAKED from the coding sequence GTGTTGGAATGGCTCTTCGGTACAGAAAATGAGCGTAAACGGGATGAATATCTCAAGCTATACAATAAGCTGGAGGACTTAAAGGCAGAGCACGACAAGCTGATAAAAGAAGCAGAGTCCTCCTTCTCCTCCTATAAAAGCAGTATGCCTTGTGTGGCGGAGGATGCGATGCCGTTCAATGATTTTCTTCCAGCGCAGGAACGGCTGGATGCAAAGTTCTCGGATTATATCGATAAGGAGATGGATTATCGGAGCAAGCTGGTGAGTGCCAGCAATCAGGCGTACGATCGCTATTTGTATTACAAGCGCAAAGCGATCGAAGAAGCAAAGGAGGATTGA
- a CDS encoding DUF5085 family protein produces MISNHKVAYRNVASKYYAFHPDEIDKAIDDFRMILEGSGLHLSGNMFFSIISDPQSEIMTAEIFLTVKEDTIKGLVDPKEDVRFRSYFTLSPMVMTRIMENFNYESQKRYWDLIGYLQVNRLEQDTPVFIEYKTSMSGVTYVEMSVGYRTHIGKGI; encoded by the coding sequence TTGATATCGAATCACAAGGTTGCCTATCGTAATGTAGCTTCTAAATATTATGCTTTCCATCCTGATGAAATCGATAAAGCTATTGACGATTTTAGAATGATATTGGAAGGAAGCGGGCTGCATTTGTCTGGTAACATGTTTTTCTCTATTATTAGTGATCCTCAGAGCGAAATTATGACAGCAGAGATTTTCTTAACAGTTAAAGAAGATACAATAAAAGGTCTAGTCGATCCAAAAGAAGATGTTAGATTTCGCAGTTATTTCACTTTAAGCCCAATGGTAATGACGAGAATAATGGAGAATTTCAATTATGAATCTCAAAAGAGATATTGGGATTTGATCGGCTATTTACAAGTGAATCGGTTAGAGCAGGATACACCAGTATTTATTGAATACAAGACAAGTATGTCTGGCGTTACTTATGTGGAGATGAGTGTTGGTTACAGAACACATATAGGAAAGGGAATTTAG
- a CDS encoding DUF5085 family protein: MTIEAKQLYFSNVLIYKNTMLREDWQEGVVIMENFTLNEDIYRNGPVFFSVKPVENEPKFGLFEYFLPINEWVELEEHPNFRFEPEFKVEEALVLRQASEELDFQTAYTKVKDYAISAGIELEDTYYCFLLEVYEDIIIDVYVPIKRGDSN; encoded by the coding sequence GTGACTATTGAAGCGAAACAACTCTATTTTTCAAATGTATTAATATATAAAAATACCATGTTGCGTGAAGACTGGCAAGAAGGCGTTGTGATAATGGAGAACTTTACCTTGAACGAAGATATCTATCGGAATGGTCCAGTTTTCTTTTCAGTTAAACCAGTGGAAAATGAACCTAAGTTTGGCTTGTTCGAATATTTTCTCCCAATTAATGAATGGGTGGAACTAGAGGAACATCCGAATTTTAGATTTGAGCCGGAATTTAAAGTGGAAGAGGCATTAGTCTTACGCCAGGCTTCAGAAGAATTAGATTTTCAAACTGCATACACCAAAGTTAAGGATTATGCAATTTCAGCAGGTATAGAATTGGAAGACACATATTATTGCTTTTTACTAGAAGTATATGAGGACATTATCATTGATGTCTATGTACCTATAAAGCGGGGCGATTCCAATTGA
- a CDS encoding T7SS effector LXG polymorphic toxin: MGNKVDMREVSRFSEDLANISSNITEVLERINSDIDKITKMDSFRGRAAANAKSYFTNVHGLTIKLFQDLWEELEVNLTNHIETFATVVDTDKAAIIENDYLVETCQEVDTQHAKLETSESSIHKTIDGLLDICNVDKPQLKEATTQKEKSEEVVKTINDNLESYHSSNYGDIDNLAKVIDQIGNAMTEAGKKSGTDRFETGADSSLANVMAALNKATTNITYIKDAVSGYTTNKPVMQAAKDLGLTVSRSVDKTTGKPIYRIYASEEALKKLGVEPDYHARQQLKHKKSGIAKKHWSYDTRVKYKQKATLMYYDKKTGKHIWSTTGKPVVEKYPSLNGWKKKASFGEKFESFKQDWSNGFKGGIKDTFNVKSLVSDLDDTAKGMSKTAGKAIAPLGVGLGYYSNYNDAKKDGLKGTEAHVRAAEDTAIDTAISTGVQAAFTAAGTAFIPIPGVGTAIGVGLGVVANWAISKEWKKGKSLTGMVKDGFHKFKGWFK, from the coding sequence ATGGGAAATAAAGTGGACATGCGTGAGGTTAGCCGCTTTTCGGAGGACTTAGCCAATATTTCAAGTAATATTACAGAGGTTCTGGAGCGAATAAATTCAGATATCGACAAAATTACAAAGATGGATTCCTTTAGGGGGAGAGCAGCTGCTAATGCAAAAAGTTATTTTACCAATGTACATGGACTGACTATAAAATTGTTTCAGGATTTATGGGAAGAATTAGAGGTGAATCTAACCAATCATATAGAGACTTTTGCTACTGTCGTGGATACAGATAAAGCTGCTATCATTGAGAATGATTATCTGGTAGAAACTTGTCAAGAAGTAGACACTCAACATGCTAAACTGGAAACAAGTGAATCTTCCATCCATAAAACAATTGACGGACTTCTGGATATTTGTAATGTGGATAAACCACAGCTTAAGGAAGCGACCACCCAGAAAGAAAAGTCGGAAGAGGTTGTAAAGACTATAAATGATAACCTGGAAAGTTATCATTCCTCAAACTATGGAGACATCGATAATTTAGCTAAAGTGATCGATCAAATAGGTAACGCAATGACGGAGGCGGGGAAGAAATCCGGGACTGATCGTTTTGAAACTGGCGCTGATTCATCATTAGCTAATGTCATGGCTGCTCTAAACAAGGCAACCACAAATATTACCTATATCAAGGATGCTGTATCTGGATATACAACCAATAAGCCTGTAATGCAGGCGGCAAAAGATTTAGGATTAACAGTATCGCGATCAGTTGATAAAACTACGGGCAAACCAATTTACCGTATCTATGCTTCAGAAGAAGCTTTAAAAAAGCTAGGGGTAGAACCGGATTATCATGCGAGGCAGCAACTGAAACATAAAAAGTCCGGTATAGCAAAAAAGCACTGGAGTTATGACACGAGAGTAAAGTATAAACAGAAAGCAACGTTAATGTATTATGATAAAAAAACAGGTAAGCATATATGGTCTACTACAGGTAAGCCTGTGGTGGAGAAATATCCATCGCTTAATGGTTGGAAAAAGAAAGCATCCTTCGGAGAAAAATTTGAATCCTTTAAACAAGACTGGAGTAATGGATTTAAAGGCGGGATAAAAGATACTTTTAATGTAAAATCATTAGTGAGTGATTTGGATGATACTGCTAAAGGTATGTCAAAGACAGCCGGAAAAGCAATAGCACCTCTGGGAGTCGGTCTTGGTTACTACAGTAATTATAATGATGCTAAGAAAGATGGTCTAAAAGGAACCGAGGCGCATGTAAGAGCTGCAGAAGATACTGCTATAGACACTGCCATAAGTACTGGTGTTCAAGCTGCATTTACAGCTGCAGGTACTGCGTTTATCCCAATTCCAGGTGTCGGGACTGCGATAGGGGTAGGTCTTGGAGTTGTAGCAAACTGGGCTATTAGCAAGGAATGGAAAAAAGGAAAATCTCTAACCGGGATGGTTAAGGATGGTTTTCATAAATTTAAAGGGTGGTTTAAGTAG